From a region of the Arachis ipaensis cultivar K30076 chromosome B09, Araip1.1, whole genome shotgun sequence genome:
- the LOC107617770 gene encoding pentatricopeptide repeat-containing protein At2g44880 isoform X1: MLKVFIIAHARSMYGAKVLLSEVMKPLHRIIEDKLISLLQSCRTSKHMCQIQAQIITYGLQHNHFITPNFINVCFNLTKMGHAQKLFDKMYEPNTASWNAMFTGYSHVEFYRDVVVLFARMNREGALPNCFTFPMVVKSCAKVNAEREGKQVHCLVVRYGFISNSFVGTSLIDMYSSWGSVGDAYKVFAEIPQKNVVAWTCIIVAYISCHDMLSAQCLFDVAPERDVILWNTMVSGYIEVGDMVAARKLFDKMPNRDIQSWNTMLNGYANNRNVESFEKIFKEMPERNVFSWNGLIGGYARNGLLSDVLESFKHMLVEGYVLPNNATLVTVLSTCSRLGALDMGKWVHVYAERIGYKGDLHVGNALIDMYAKCGVIEKAINVFNHQHKKDIITWNTIINGLAVHGNAADALSMFDRMKHGGVKPDEVTFVGILSACTHMGLVRDGFTYFQSMVDSYSLVPQIEHYGCMVDLLGKAGLLEQAVNFVRKMPVKPDAVIWAALLGACRKYKNVEIAELALTQLIELEPKNTANFVMLSNIYKDLGRWEDVAKLKVAMRDTGFKKMPGCSVIEANDSVVEFYSLDERHPETENIYRTLRGLTILIRSYGYVPNPGIVA, encoded by the coding sequence AAGTATGTATGGAGCGAAGGTTCTATTGAGTGAAGTTATGAAGCCACTGCATCGAATTATCGAAGACAAGTTGATTTCCCTCTTACAATCATGTAGAACATCAAAACACATGTGTCAGATTCAAGCCCAAATAATTACCTATGGACTCCAACACAATCATTTCATCACTCCAAATTTCATCAATGTGTGTTTCAACCTCACTAAAATGGGTCATGCCCAGAAACTGTTTGACAAAATGTATGAACCGAACACTGCCTCATGGAATGCCATGTTCACAGGCTACTCTCATGTTGAGTTTTACCGGGACGTTGTTGTTTTGTTTGCCCGAATGAACCGGGAGGGTGCATTGCCCAATTGCTTTACCTTCCCTATGGTTGTCAAGTCTTGTGCAAAGGTGAATGCAGAAAGAGAAGGTAAACAAGTTCATTGTCTTGTGGTGAGATACGGTTTCATATCAAACTCCTTCGTGGGAACTTCATTGATTGACATGTATTCGTCATGGGGATCCGTTGGGGATGCTTACAAGGTGTTTGCTGAAATTCCTCAGAAGAATGTAGTTGCTTGGACTTGTATCATTGTTGCCTACATTTCATGTCATGACATGCTTTCTGCCCAGTGCTTGTTTGATGTGGCACCAGAGCGCGATGTGATCCTCTGGAACACTATGGTTTCAGGCTATATTGAGGTGGGAGATATGGTGGCTGCCAGAAAACTTTTCGATAAGATGCCGAATCGGGACATTCAGTCTTGGAACACCATGCTGAATGGTTATGCGAATAATAGAAATGTTGAATCATTTGAGAAAATATTCAAGGAGATGCCTGAAAGGAATGTGTTTTCTTGGAATGGGTTAATTGGAGGCTATGCTCGGAATGGCCTATTGTCTGATGTTTTGGAATCTTTTAAACACATGTTAGTTGAAGGTTATGTTCTGCCTAACAATGCCACGCTTGTCACAGTGTTGTCTACATGTTCAAGATTAGGTGCCCTTGATATGGGTAAGTGGGTGCATGTGTATGCAGAAAGGATTGGTTATAAGGGAGATCTGCATGTTGGAAATGCCCTAATTGACATGTATGCAAAATGTGGGGTTATTGAAAAAGCGATTAATGTGTTTAACCATCAGCATAAGAAGGATATAATTACTTGGAACACAATCATTAATGGCCTCGCCGTGCATGGGAATGCAGCTGATGCCTTGAGTATGTTTGATAGGATGAAGCATGGTGGAGTGAAACCAGATGAAGTTACTTTCGTGGGAATTCTGTCTGCTTGTACACATATGGGGTTAGTCAGGGATGGATTCACATATTTTCAATCCATGGTTGATAGTTATTCACTTGTGCCTCAAATTGAGCATTATGGGTGTATGGTTGATTTGCTTGGAAAAGCTGGTCTCTTAGAACAAGCTGTAAATTTTGTGAGAAAGATGCCGGTGAAACCAGATGCAGTTATATGGGCGGCATTGCTTGGGGCATGTAGAAAATACAAGAATGTTGAAATCGCAGAGCTGGCTCTTACACAACTCATCGAACTCGAACCTAAAAACACCGCAAACTTTGTCATGCTTTCAAACATATATAAAGACCTTGGAAGATGGGAAGATGTTGCCAAGTTGAAGGTTGCAATGAGAGATACTGGTTTCAAGAAAATGCCTGGATGTAGTGTTATTGAGGCCAATGATAGTGTGGTGGAGTTTTATTCTTTGGATGAAAGGCATCCGGAGACAGAGAATATATACAGGACATTGCGCGGATTGACAATTTTGATAAGATCGTATGGATATGTTCCAAATCCTGGTATTGTTGCTTGA
- the LOC107617770 gene encoding pentatricopeptide repeat-containing protein At1g08070, chloroplastic isoform X2 — MYGAKVLLSEVMKPLHRIIEDKLISLLQSCRTSKHMCQIQAQIITYGLQHNHFITPNFINVCFNLTKMGHAQKLFDKMYEPNTASWNAMFTGYSHVEFYRDVVVLFARMNREGALPNCFTFPMVVKSCAKVNAEREGKQVHCLVVRYGFISNSFVGTSLIDMYSSWGSVGDAYKVFAEIPQKNVVAWTCIIVAYISCHDMLSAQCLFDVAPERDVILWNTMVSGYIEVGDMVAARKLFDKMPNRDIQSWNTMLNGYANNRNVESFEKIFKEMPERNVFSWNGLIGGYARNGLLSDVLESFKHMLVEGYVLPNNATLVTVLSTCSRLGALDMGKWVHVYAERIGYKGDLHVGNALIDMYAKCGVIEKAINVFNHQHKKDIITWNTIINGLAVHGNAADALSMFDRMKHGGVKPDEVTFVGILSACTHMGLVRDGFTYFQSMVDSYSLVPQIEHYGCMVDLLGKAGLLEQAVNFVRKMPVKPDAVIWAALLGACRKYKNVEIAELALTQLIELEPKNTANFVMLSNIYKDLGRWEDVAKLKVAMRDTGFKKMPGCSVIEANDSVVEFYSLDERHPETENIYRTLRGLTILIRSYGYVPNPGIVA, encoded by the coding sequence ATGTATGGAGCGAAGGTTCTATTGAGTGAAGTTATGAAGCCACTGCATCGAATTATCGAAGACAAGTTGATTTCCCTCTTACAATCATGTAGAACATCAAAACACATGTGTCAGATTCAAGCCCAAATAATTACCTATGGACTCCAACACAATCATTTCATCACTCCAAATTTCATCAATGTGTGTTTCAACCTCACTAAAATGGGTCATGCCCAGAAACTGTTTGACAAAATGTATGAACCGAACACTGCCTCATGGAATGCCATGTTCACAGGCTACTCTCATGTTGAGTTTTACCGGGACGTTGTTGTTTTGTTTGCCCGAATGAACCGGGAGGGTGCATTGCCCAATTGCTTTACCTTCCCTATGGTTGTCAAGTCTTGTGCAAAGGTGAATGCAGAAAGAGAAGGTAAACAAGTTCATTGTCTTGTGGTGAGATACGGTTTCATATCAAACTCCTTCGTGGGAACTTCATTGATTGACATGTATTCGTCATGGGGATCCGTTGGGGATGCTTACAAGGTGTTTGCTGAAATTCCTCAGAAGAATGTAGTTGCTTGGACTTGTATCATTGTTGCCTACATTTCATGTCATGACATGCTTTCTGCCCAGTGCTTGTTTGATGTGGCACCAGAGCGCGATGTGATCCTCTGGAACACTATGGTTTCAGGCTATATTGAGGTGGGAGATATGGTGGCTGCCAGAAAACTTTTCGATAAGATGCCGAATCGGGACATTCAGTCTTGGAACACCATGCTGAATGGTTATGCGAATAATAGAAATGTTGAATCATTTGAGAAAATATTCAAGGAGATGCCTGAAAGGAATGTGTTTTCTTGGAATGGGTTAATTGGAGGCTATGCTCGGAATGGCCTATTGTCTGATGTTTTGGAATCTTTTAAACACATGTTAGTTGAAGGTTATGTTCTGCCTAACAATGCCACGCTTGTCACAGTGTTGTCTACATGTTCAAGATTAGGTGCCCTTGATATGGGTAAGTGGGTGCATGTGTATGCAGAAAGGATTGGTTATAAGGGAGATCTGCATGTTGGAAATGCCCTAATTGACATGTATGCAAAATGTGGGGTTATTGAAAAAGCGATTAATGTGTTTAACCATCAGCATAAGAAGGATATAATTACTTGGAACACAATCATTAATGGCCTCGCCGTGCATGGGAATGCAGCTGATGCCTTGAGTATGTTTGATAGGATGAAGCATGGTGGAGTGAAACCAGATGAAGTTACTTTCGTGGGAATTCTGTCTGCTTGTACACATATGGGGTTAGTCAGGGATGGATTCACATATTTTCAATCCATGGTTGATAGTTATTCACTTGTGCCTCAAATTGAGCATTATGGGTGTATGGTTGATTTGCTTGGAAAAGCTGGTCTCTTAGAACAAGCTGTAAATTTTGTGAGAAAGATGCCGGTGAAACCAGATGCAGTTATATGGGCGGCATTGCTTGGGGCATGTAGAAAATACAAGAATGTTGAAATCGCAGAGCTGGCTCTTACACAACTCATCGAACTCGAACCTAAAAACACCGCAAACTTTGTCATGCTTTCAAACATATATAAAGACCTTGGAAGATGGGAAGATGTTGCCAAGTTGAAGGTTGCAATGAGAGATACTGGTTTCAAGAAAATGCCTGGATGTAGTGTTATTGAGGCCAATGATAGTGTGGTGGAGTTTTATTCTTTGGATGAAAGGCATCCGGAGACAGAGAATATATACAGGACATTGCGCGGATTGACAATTTTGATAAGATCGTATGGATATGTTCCAAATCCTGGTATTGTTGCTTGA